A window of Puniceicoccus vermicola genomic DNA:
GTAAGCGTCCGACATTCATCCCCCTCCACGAGTATTGATGGTGACGACTTCTAAACCAATATGGTCACCATTGCTACATGCAGATGGTGACGACATCTATATCATTGCTGCCAGTTATGAGGCAGGAGTTTGATTTGCTCTTTCTTTTCGGGCGTCTTGGGAGCCTTGGTGAGGACATCGGGCAGCCATGCATGGGGATCGACCCCGTGGATCTCGCAGGTCAGGAGCATGGAGTAGATGACGGCGGTTCGCTCTCCGGCGTCGGGAGAGCCGATAAAGAGCCAGTTTTTCTTTCCGATGGCCGAGGGACGGATTTTGTTTTCGACGAGGTTGTTGTCGATCTCGGCTTCGCCGTGATGGAGGTAGCGGCACAGGCATTTCCAGCGCGCCAGAGCGTAAGAGCAGGCCTTTCCGAGGTTGGACTGGGACAGGCAACGATTTTGGGAGATGGTGATCGCGATTTTGAGCCACTTGAGGATGCGCGCCTGGTCCACTTTCCGCTGCCGGGCTCTCTCGACCGGAGAGAGTCCCTGCTTGCGGTATCGTTCTTCAAAGTCGTAGAGCCTGCCGATGAGGCCGAGGATCAGGCTGGCTTCCCTCGGATGGTCGGACCGGGCGTTGAAAAAGCCCCGGCGGGCATGGGCCCAGCAACCCAGATGGATGATGGCTTCAGCGTTCTTGACCAGAGCGTTGTAGGCCTCGTAGCCGTCGGTCTGCAAAAGGCCCGTAAATCCTTCGAGCAAACGGGTTGCTTCAACGTGCCGACGGGACAGCCGCCAGTCGAAGACCACGCCGAGGCCGGGACTGTGGACGACCCACAGGAAGCCTTGGGAGGTTTTGCCTTTTTTGTTGTCGGGATCCTGGAACCGGACGGGAGTCTCGTCGGCTTGGACGTAGCCGCTTTCGAGCAGCTCCTGTCGCATGTGGTTGTAGAGGGGCTTGAGCCAGAAGGCTACCGTTTGCACCCAGTCGGCCATGCTCTGGCGGGAGATCTTCGCACCCCAGCGCTCGAACATCTTTTGCTGCCGGTAAAGGGGAAGATGGTCGATATACTTGCCCAGCACCACCCAGCCGACCAGCCCCGCGGAGGCGTAACTGCCTTGGACGGGCCTTTCGAGGGCCGGAACCACTACCGGAGGGAGGCTTCGCTCGATGCGGTGGCGGAACTTCAGCCTGCGGATGAGGCGCTTGAAGATCTTCGGCGGGGTGATATCGATCTCGAAGGTTTCTTCGGCCCCTATTTGCTCGTAGAGGTCCGGGTCGGCTTTCACCTCCTCGGGGACGATCTCCACGGTCTCGGCAACCGGCACCTTCTCGAAGCGCTCGATGGCACCCTTGGAACGTTGCCGGGCTTTCGAGCGGATATAAGAGACCTCCTGTCGTTCCATTTGCTTTTGCCGGGTCTCCATCTCCTCCAGGGCGAGCAACGCCTGG
This region includes:
- the tnpC gene encoding IS66 family transposase — encoded protein: MPPTYDELRRENDLLKQQIAWFKRQLFGGGKSERIDRDQALLALEEMETRQKQMERQEVSYIRSKARQRSKGAIERFEKVPVAETVEIVPEEVKADPDLYEQIGAEETFEIDITPPKIFKRLIRRLKFRHRIERSLPPVVVPALERPVQGSYASAGLVGWVVLGKYIDHLPLYRQQKMFERWGAKISRQSMADWVQTVAFWLKPLYNHMRQELLESGYVQADETPVRFQDPDNKKGKTSQGFLWVVHSPGLGVVFDWRLSRRHVEATRLLEGFTGLLQTDGYEAYNALVKNAEAIIHLGCWAHARRGFFNARSDHPREASLILGLIGRLYDFEERYRKQGLSPVERARQRKVDQARILKWLKIAITISQNRCLSQSNLGKACSYALARWKCLCRYLHHGEAEIDNNLVENKIRPSAIGKKNWLFIGSPDAGERTAVIYSMLLTCEIHGVDPHAWLPDVLTKAPKTPEKKEQIKLLPHNWQQ